A window of Parasynechococcus marenigrum WH 8102 contains these coding sequences:
- the argJ gene encoding bifunctional glutamate N-acetyltransferase/amino-acid acetyltransferase ArgJ, whose product MQSPWQLVSGGVTSPQGFQASGIAAGLKPSGKLDMALLLAPEQAVCAGSFTTSVVRAACVDLCAERLAANGGQARAVLINSGQANACTGDRGLIDSQRATQALADQLGLDAEALLICSTGVIGVPIPMPKLLAGLDPLVAALSATGGEAAATAILTTDLVSKQVALEAELGGRRVRIGGIAKGSGMIHPDMATMLGFFSCDAGLDPSIWKAMVGQAVQRSFNAITVDGDTSTNDTVLAFAAGDPLDSVHHAALEQGLTEAMQHLAKAIARDGEGATCLIEVQVEGALDEPSAQRVARTIVGSSLVKTAVHGRDPNWGRIVAAAGRSGVPFDPEQVALWIGPHQLMQSGQPLSFDPEAASRVLRSETVQIRIQLGDGPGNGLAWGCDLSDQYVRINADYTT is encoded by the coding sequence ATGCAATCCCCCTGGCAATTGGTCTCGGGAGGTGTCACCTCCCCCCAGGGCTTCCAGGCTTCGGGGATTGCTGCGGGTCTGAAACCCTCCGGCAAGTTGGACATGGCGCTGTTGCTGGCGCCGGAGCAGGCGGTCTGCGCTGGCAGCTTCACCACCTCCGTTGTGCGTGCGGCGTGCGTTGATCTCTGCGCTGAGCGTCTGGCTGCCAATGGGGGCCAGGCCAGGGCTGTACTGATTAATTCGGGGCAGGCGAATGCCTGTACTGGTGATCGAGGTCTAATCGACAGTCAGCGGGCTACTCAGGCCCTTGCTGATCAGCTTGGACTCGATGCAGAGGCTCTGCTGATTTGTTCCACCGGTGTGATCGGGGTGCCGATCCCCATGCCGAAGCTGTTGGCGGGGTTGGATCCCCTTGTCGCCGCGTTGTCGGCCACCGGCGGTGAAGCCGCGGCAACGGCGATTCTCACCACCGATCTCGTCAGCAAGCAGGTGGCGCTGGAGGCCGAGCTGGGGGGCCGCCGCGTCCGCATTGGCGGCATAGCCAAGGGGTCAGGAATGATTCACCCCGACATGGCCACAATGCTGGGTTTTTTCAGTTGTGACGCTGGCCTTGATCCGTCGATCTGGAAGGCGATGGTGGGGCAGGCGGTTCAGCGCTCCTTCAACGCCATCACCGTCGATGGCGACACCAGCACGAACGACACAGTGCTGGCCTTTGCCGCTGGAGATCCCTTGGATTCTGTGCACCATGCGGCCTTGGAGCAGGGATTGACCGAGGCGATGCAGCACCTGGCCAAGGCCATTGCCCGTGATGGCGAGGGGGCGACCTGTCTGATTGAGGTGCAGGTGGAGGGAGCCCTCGATGAGCCGTCAGCGCAGCGGGTAGCCCGCACCATCGTTGGTTCCTCGTTGGTGAAGACGGCCGTGCACGGGCGGGATCCCAACTGGGGCCGGATCGTCGCTGCCGCTGGTCGTTCCGGTGTTCCGTTCGATCCGGAGCAGGTTGCGCTCTGGATTGGTCCGCATCAGCTGATGCAGTCGGGGCAGCCGCTTTCCTTTGATCCTGAGGCGGCGAGCCGTGTGCTTCGTAGCGAGACGGTGCAAATCAGGATCCAGCTGGGGGATGGACCAGGCAACGGTCTTGCCTGGGGCTGCGATTTGTCCGATCAATATGTGCGGATCAACGCCGATTACACCACCTGA
- the coaE gene encoding dephospho-CoA kinase (Dephospho-CoA kinase (CoaE) performs the final step in coenzyme A biosynthesis.): MQRRIGLTGGIASGKSSVGRLLEARGWPVLDADQYARDALAPNTAASQAVAHHFGAAVGTAADLDRKALGRIVFSDPDQRRWLEALIHPVVRERFQHELAELRDEPVVVLMIPLLFEAGLDVLCSEIWLVDCTPKQQLERMIQRDGLTKNEAQNRLQAQWPIARKRDRADCVIDNSGGVNDLLAAVSRCGLRADGTTW; the protein is encoded by the coding sequence ATGCAGCGCCGCATCGGCCTCACTGGTGGTATTGCCAGCGGCAAAAGCAGCGTTGGCCGTTTGCTCGAGGCGAGGGGCTGGCCTGTGCTCGATGCCGATCAATACGCCCGCGATGCCCTTGCTCCGAACACAGCTGCATCGCAAGCGGTGGCGCACCACTTTGGCGCGGCAGTCGGCACTGCTGCCGATCTAGACCGCAAAGCCCTTGGCCGAATCGTGTTCAGCGATCCAGACCAACGCCGCTGGCTCGAAGCCTTGATCCATCCCGTCGTGAGGGAACGCTTCCAACACGAACTGGCGGAGCTGAGGGATGAGCCGGTGGTGGTGCTGATGATCCCCTTGCTGTTCGAAGCGGGATTGGACGTTCTATGCAGCGAAATCTGGCTGGTGGACTGCACACCGAAACAACAACTGGAGCGGATGATCCAACGAGATGGGCTGACCAAGAACGAGGCACAGAATCGCCTGCAGGCTCAATGGCCCATTGCCCGCAAGCGGGATCGAGCCGATTGCGTGATCGACAACAGCGGCGGAGTCAATGACTTGCTGGCAGCGGTTAGTCGTTGCGGCCTGCGCGCTGACGGAACCACTTGGTGA
- a CDS encoding prolyl hydroxylase family protein, producing MLTTPAPLQQALDQEYAQMDFQPVQEKLERDPGYQADVIAGISSVRSRTPDLRYAPMSEGLMGLAYAQLTPLMEEWAGQPLERSFGYGVRSYGPGSWLHMHRDRVDTHVVSCIVHVADQSNIPWALDFVDHEAEHHQVLFNPGTMLFYESLCPHGRASEFDGNFYRNMYFHWRPKVWNPGLYQDLACKFANVEEARKSNQQLKDIASIPETWREWLRLNQERGCDREGMLERAMAHGFSRQALEQVLDASRVSLSVATPVQSAPTTRSNFLEWFEAPLTRPEHQPRAWRLDTPLAQVYELPGLLHRDECDEVMEAINGSLQPSTVTRGASDYRTSRTCHLRQNHPELAERLDERFAALLGVDSGLSEPIQGQRYDPGEYFKEHTDWFGPGTKEFTEHTACGGQRTWTLMVYLNAVERGGETCFKRLGRCFTPAPGLALAWNNLQADGTPNPFTLHEAMPVEVGSKWVITKWFRQRAGRND from the coding sequence TTGCTGACAACGCCTGCGCCGTTGCAGCAGGCGTTGGATCAGGAGTATGCGCAGATGGACTTTCAGCCGGTTCAGGAAAAGCTTGAGCGCGATCCCGGATATCAGGCCGATGTAATTGCTGGAATCTCTTCGGTGCGATCCAGAACTCCGGATCTGCGTTATGCGCCGATGTCCGAGGGCTTGATGGGGCTGGCCTATGCACAACTGACTCCACTGATGGAGGAATGGGCCGGTCAGCCGTTGGAGCGTAGCTTCGGCTACGGCGTGCGCAGTTACGGGCCTGGCTCCTGGCTGCATATGCACCGTGATCGGGTGGACACTCATGTGGTGAGTTGCATTGTGCACGTGGCAGATCAATCCAACATTCCCTGGGCGTTGGATTTCGTCGACCATGAAGCTGAGCATCACCAGGTTTTATTTAATCCCGGTACAATGCTCTTTTATGAGAGTCTTTGCCCGCACGGCCGGGCCTCAGAGTTTGACGGAAACTTTTATCGCAATATGTACTTTCATTGGCGCCCCAAAGTGTGGAACCCGGGGCTCTATCAGGATCTAGCATGTAAATTTGCCAATGTTGAAGAGGCGCGAAAAAGCAATCAGCAGCTGAAGGACATCGCGTCTATTCCTGAAACTTGGCGTGAGTGGCTACGTCTCAATCAGGAACGGGGATGTGACCGTGAAGGCATGCTTGAGCGAGCCATGGCCCATGGTTTTTCGCGTCAGGCCCTGGAGCAGGTGCTCGACGCTTCAAGAGTGTCATTATCCGTCGCCACTCCGGTTCAGTCGGCTCCAACGACCCGATCCAATTTTCTTGAATGGTTTGAAGCACCACTCACCCGCCCGGAGCATCAACCGCGGGCCTGGCGTCTGGATACGCCGCTGGCGCAGGTCTATGAGCTGCCGGGTCTTCTGCACAGGGACGAGTGCGATGAGGTGATGGAGGCGATCAACGGTTCTCTGCAACCATCCACGGTGACCCGGGGCGCCAGCGACTACCGCACCAGTCGCACGTGCCATCTGCGTCAGAACCATCCGGAGCTGGCGGAACGGTTGGATGAACGGTTCGCTGCGTTGCTAGGGGTGGACTCCGGCCTTTCGGAACCCATCCAGGGCCAACGCTATGACCCTGGTGAGTATTTCAAGGAGCACACCGATTGGTTCGGGCCCGGTACCAAGGAATTCACCGAACACACTGCCTGCGGGGGCCAGCGCACTTGGACGTTGATGGTCTATCTCAATGCCGTTGAACGCGGCGGTGAGACCTGCTTCAAGCGCCTTGGGCGCTGTTTCACCCCGGCGCCAGGTTTGGCATTGGCCTGGAACAATCTGCAGGCCGATGGCACCCCCAATCCCTTCACATTGCATGAGGCAATGCCGGTGGAAGTCGGCAGCAAATGGGTGATCACCAAGTGGTTCCGTCAGCGCGCAGGCCGCAACGACTAA
- the gatB gene encoding Asp-tRNA(Asn)/Glu-tRNA(Gln) amidotransferase subunit GatB, translating to MAAAEPAWEAVIGLETHVQLGTDSKIFTAASTAFGDDPNTHIDPVVCGLPGTLPVLNQKVLEYAVKAAMALNLNIAEHSKFDRKQYFYPDLPKNYQISQYDEPIAEEGWIEVEVAEKGKDTYLKKIGIERLHMEEDAGKLVHAGSDRLAGSTHSLVDYNRAGVALAEIVSKPDLRTGREAAEYASEIRRIMRYLGVSDGNMQEGSLRCDVNISVRRGPDAPFGTKVEIKNMNSFSAIQKACEYEIKRQIKAYETGEPIVQETRLWDEGKQLTKSMRSKEGASDYRYFPDPDLGPIEVSVDQREAWRSELPELPAVKRHRYADDLGLSQYDARVLTDERPMADYFEAVVAAGADAKLSANWITGDIAAHVNSNRLSYAELPFRPEQLAEMVQLIDGGKISGKIAKEILPELLEKGGSPKAIVDERGLGMISDPAALQAIVDELLAAHPDEVKAFRGGKNKLQGFFVGQLMKKTGGKADPKLANQILSKKLKG from the coding sequence ATGGCCGCAGCAGAACCTGCTTGGGAAGCCGTGATTGGCCTGGAAACCCACGTACAGCTGGGGACCGACAGCAAGATCTTCACCGCCGCTTCCACAGCCTTCGGTGATGACCCCAACACTCACATCGACCCGGTGGTGTGTGGTCTGCCCGGGACGCTGCCGGTGCTCAATCAAAAGGTGCTCGAGTACGCCGTGAAGGCGGCGATGGCGTTAAACCTCAATATTGCTGAGCACAGCAAGTTCGACCGCAAGCAATATTTCTATCCGGATCTACCGAAGAACTACCAGATTTCTCAGTACGACGAGCCGATCGCGGAAGAGGGCTGGATCGAGGTGGAGGTCGCAGAAAAAGGCAAGGACACCTATCTCAAAAAGATCGGCATTGAGCGCCTTCATATGGAGGAGGACGCCGGCAAGTTGGTTCATGCCGGCAGCGACCGCCTCGCCGGTTCGACCCACTCCCTGGTGGACTACAACCGCGCTGGAGTGGCGCTGGCGGAGATCGTCAGCAAGCCGGATCTGCGCACCGGTCGTGAGGCGGCGGAATACGCCTCCGAAATTCGCCGAATCATGCGTTATCTCGGCGTATCCGACGGGAATATGCAGGAGGGCTCCCTGCGTTGCGACGTCAACATCTCCGTGCGTCGGGGTCCGGATGCTCCCTTCGGCACGAAGGTGGAGATCAAGAACATGAATTCGTTCTCTGCCATCCAAAAGGCCTGCGAGTACGAGATCAAACGCCAGATCAAGGCCTATGAGACCGGTGAGCCGATCGTGCAGGAGACCCGCCTCTGGGATGAGGGCAAGCAGCTCACCAAGAGCATGCGAAGCAAGGAAGGCGCAAGCGATTACCGCTATTTCCCTGACCCTGACTTAGGCCCCATTGAGGTGAGCGTTGATCAGCGCGAGGCCTGGCGCTCGGAGTTGCCGGAACTACCCGCTGTAAAGCGCCACCGCTACGCAGATGACCTGGGCCTTTCCCAGTACGACGCCCGTGTGCTCACCGATGAGCGCCCGATGGCGGATTACTTCGAGGCGGTGGTGGCTGCCGGTGCGGACGCCAAGCTTTCCGCCAACTGGATCACGGGTGACATCGCAGCCCATGTGAACAGCAACCGGCTCAGTTATGCGGAGCTGCCTTTTCGGCCCGAACAGCTGGCCGAGATGGTGCAGTTGATCGATGGCGGCAAGATCAGCGGCAAGATTGCCAAGGAGATCCTTCCCGAATTGCTGGAGAAGGGCGGCTCACCCAAAGCGATCGTTGATGAGCGTGGACTCGGAATGATCAGTGATCCCGCAGCGCTTCAAGCAATTGTGGATGAGCTATTAGCTGCCCACCCCGATGAGGTGAAGGCCTTCCGAGGCGGTAAAAACAAGCTGCAGGGTTTCTTCGTTGGGCAACTGATGAAGAAAACTGGCGGCAAAGCCGATCCCAAGCTGGCCAATCAGATTCTTAGTAAGAAACTCAAGGGTTAA
- the thiO gene encoding glycine oxidase ThiO, protein MNPLNRTDQRPTLILGGGLMGLAVAHQLARRGTAVQVISRNRSEAAGFVAAGMLAPHAEGLSGSLLQLGQASLKLIPRWVAQIEMDSGLSCGLRACGIVVPFRSDEERAQYPTATAGMKLDRAGLERELPGIGPSWSSGLLFDQDGQIDNRRQLMRALERACVSLGVRFLEGAEVRSMTRGPHGSITHVTLMTAQGDTQQLPCDQAVLCSGAWSRQLLSELPVFPVKGQMLSLQAPREALKRVIFGPGTYLVPREDGLIVVGATSEVETGFAGGLTPAGQKQLQAGIESLLPMATHWPPMERWWGFRPCTPDEGPLLGPGPTPGLWLACGHHRNGVLLAAITAELTADAITEQSPNNAMTTLLGAFRWNRFSKPEIDQASTRQV, encoded by the coding sequence ATGAATCCGTTGAATCGGACCGACCAACGACCAACCCTCATCCTGGGTGGCGGCCTGATGGGTTTGGCGGTGGCCCACCAGCTGGCCCGGCGCGGGACGGCTGTTCAGGTGATCAGCCGCAACCGCAGTGAAGCAGCGGGATTCGTAGCTGCTGGGATGCTCGCGCCCCATGCCGAGGGGCTGTCAGGGTCGCTGCTGCAACTGGGGCAGGCCAGTCTCAAGCTCATCCCGCGTTGGGTTGCGCAGATTGAAATGGACAGCGGCCTGAGCTGCGGGCTAAGAGCCTGCGGCATCGTGGTTCCGTTTCGCAGCGACGAAGAACGAGCTCAATACCCCACGGCCACTGCCGGAATGAAGCTCGATAGAGCCGGGCTGGAGCGGGAACTCCCTGGAATCGGCCCCAGCTGGTCCAGTGGTCTTTTATTCGATCAAGACGGCCAGATCGACAACCGCCGGCAGCTCATGCGCGCCCTGGAACGCGCCTGCGTCTCGCTTGGGGTGCGATTTCTGGAGGGGGCGGAGGTGCGATCCATGACGCGCGGCCCCCATGGCTCAATAACTCACGTCACTCTGATGACCGCCCAGGGAGACACGCAGCAACTCCCCTGCGATCAAGCCGTGCTCTGCAGCGGTGCCTGGAGTCGTCAGTTGCTTTCGGAACTCCCCGTCTTTCCCGTGAAAGGACAGATGCTGTCCTTACAAGCTCCGCGGGAAGCGTTGAAGCGGGTCATCTTTGGCCCAGGGACTTATCTCGTGCCAAGAGAAGACGGCCTGATCGTGGTGGGAGCCACCAGCGAAGTCGAAACAGGGTTTGCTGGTGGCCTCACTCCTGCGGGACAGAAACAACTGCAAGCCGGTATCGAGTCATTGTTACCAATGGCCACGCACTGGCCGCCCATGGAGCGGTGGTGGGGATTCCGGCCCTGCACACCCGACGAAGGCCCCCTGCTCGGCCCTGGTCCGACACCAGGCTTATGGCTGGCCTGTGGACATCACCGAAACGGTGTTCTCCTTGCAGCGATCACCGCGGAACTGACCGCTGATGCCATCACAGAACAATCCCCCAACAACGCCATGACGACATTGCTGGGGGCATTCCGCTGGAACCGTTTCAGCAAGCCTGAGATCGATCAGGCTTCAACGCGCCAGGTCTGA
- the ndk gene encoding nucleoside-diphosphate kinase, translating to MAERTFIAIKPDGVQRGLVGEILGRFERKGFKLVGLKQITPSRALAEQHYGVHKERPFFAGLVDFITSGPVVAMVWEGDGVIASARKLIGATKPLEAEPGTIRGDLAVNIGRNVIHGSDAPETAEFEIGLWFDAAELNDWTPSDQTWRVEA from the coding sequence ATGGCCGAACGCACGTTCATCGCCATCAAGCCCGACGGCGTCCAGCGCGGTCTGGTAGGCGAGATCCTCGGCCGCTTTGAGCGCAAGGGATTCAAGCTGGTGGGTCTGAAGCAGATCACCCCAAGCCGCGCCCTCGCCGAGCAGCACTACGGCGTCCATAAGGAGCGTCCCTTCTTTGCCGGTCTGGTCGATTTCATCACCTCCGGTCCTGTGGTGGCGATGGTGTGGGAAGGCGATGGTGTTATCGCCAGCGCTCGCAAGCTGATCGGTGCCACCAAGCCCCTCGAGGCTGAGCCCGGCACCATCCGTGGTGATCTGGCCGTCAACATCGGCCGCAACGTCATCCACGGTTCTGACGCACCGGAAACCGCTGAGTTCGAAATTGGTCTGTGGTTCGACGCTGCTGAATTAAACGATTGGACGCCTTCTGATCAGACCTGGCGCGTTGAAGCCTGA
- the speA gene encoding biosynthetic arginine decarboxylase: MQVADSEGWSIQDSAALYGLDRWGEPYFTINGRGHISVQPQGERGGSLDLVELVSELRGRNLGLPLLIRFDDILEDRLERLHAAFERAIAQYSYTGRYQGVFPVKCNQQRHVVEELVICGKRWNFGLEAGSKAELLIALSLLDDPEALLICNGYKDRLYIETAILARRLGRQPVVVIEQPDEVDRIIEASKSLGAAPYIGVRAKLSSRSTGRWGSSVGDKAKFGLSIPELLATVERLRESNLLPDLRLLHFHIGSQINDIAVLKDALQEAGQIYVELTRLGAPMGFLDVGGGLGIDYDGSRTASAASTNYSLQNYANDVVATVRECCEPNAVAVPTLVSESGRAIASHFSLLVFDVLGSSALSASIPNASGDEPLTVRNLRDTLVTIQELSGTADAQLVRLQEAWNDALKFKQDALAAFRLGYMGLPDRASAEQLTWACADAIAQRLPKEQAIPEELAALSKALAGTYYANLSIFRSAPDTWAIDQLFPVVPIQKLNQRPTRLANLADLTCDSDGRLDRFIGDGQPKQLLELHELDDNNPYLIGLFLSGAYQEVMGNLHNLFGTTNAVHIRLSPGGSYRIDHVVRGDTNADVLEAMEHDPRVLLERLRVAAEAAINDGQLRIDESRRLLDHLESSLRQTTYLQD; the protein is encoded by the coding sequence GTGCAGGTGGCTGACAGCGAAGGCTGGTCGATCCAAGACAGCGCAGCGCTCTATGGGCTGGACCGCTGGGGCGAGCCTTACTTCACCATCAATGGACGTGGCCATATCAGCGTTCAACCGCAAGGCGAACGCGGCGGCAGCCTGGATTTGGTCGAACTGGTGTCAGAACTGCGAGGTCGCAACCTCGGACTGCCGCTGCTGATCCGTTTCGACGACATCCTGGAAGACCGTCTCGAGCGGCTGCATGCAGCGTTCGAACGGGCAATCGCTCAGTACAGCTACACGGGTCGCTACCAGGGGGTCTTCCCAGTGAAGTGCAACCAACAACGCCATGTGGTGGAAGAGTTGGTGATCTGTGGCAAGCGCTGGAACTTCGGACTGGAAGCTGGCAGCAAGGCGGAGCTACTGATCGCTCTCTCGCTGCTGGATGACCCGGAGGCGTTGTTGATCTGCAACGGCTACAAGGATCGGCTGTACATCGAAACCGCAATCCTGGCGCGACGTCTGGGACGGCAGCCGGTGGTGGTGATTGAACAGCCGGACGAAGTCGACCGGATTATTGAAGCCAGCAAGAGCCTGGGAGCAGCCCCATACATCGGCGTGCGGGCCAAGCTCTCCAGCCGCAGCACAGGGCGTTGGGGCAGTTCCGTTGGCGACAAGGCCAAATTCGGTCTCTCCATTCCCGAGTTATTGGCAACCGTGGAGCGGCTGCGGGAGAGCAACCTGCTCCCCGATCTACGTCTGCTGCACTTCCACATCGGCAGCCAGATCAACGACATCGCCGTTCTCAAGGACGCTCTCCAGGAGGCGGGGCAGATCTATGTGGAGCTCACCCGACTGGGGGCCCCGATGGGGTTCCTGGATGTGGGCGGTGGACTCGGCATCGATTACGACGGCAGCCGTACCGCATCGGCGGCCTCCACCAACTATTCGCTGCAGAACTACGCCAACGACGTGGTGGCCACGGTGCGGGAATGCTGTGAGCCCAATGCTGTTGCCGTACCCACGCTGGTGAGCGAAAGCGGCCGCGCCATTGCCAGCCATTTCTCCTTGCTGGTGTTCGACGTCCTGGGCAGCAGCGCACTCTCGGCATCAATTCCCAACGCCAGTGGAGACGAACCACTCACTGTTCGCAACCTGCGGGACACCCTCGTCACCATTCAAGAGTTATCGGGGACGGCAGACGCGCAGTTGGTGCGGCTGCAGGAAGCCTGGAACGATGCCTTGAAGTTCAAGCAGGATGCGCTCGCCGCGTTCCGGCTCGGGTACATGGGTCTCCCCGACCGCGCCTCAGCAGAACAACTGACGTGGGCCTGCGCTGATGCCATCGCCCAACGGCTCCCGAAGGAACAAGCCATCCCGGAAGAACTGGCAGCACTTAGCAAAGCGCTGGCGGGAACCTATTACGCCAACTTGTCGATCTTTCGCTCAGCACCCGACACCTGGGCCATCGATCAGCTGTTTCCGGTGGTGCCCATCCAGAAGCTGAATCAACGGCCCACCCGACTGGCCAACCTCGCCGATCTCACATGCGATTCCGATGGACGACTGGATCGCTTCATCGGAGATGGACAACCCAAACAGTTGCTGGAGCTCCACGAGCTCGACGACAACAACCCTTATCTGATCGGCCTGTTTCTCAGCGGGGCATACCAAGAGGTGATGGGCAATCTGCACAACCTGTTCGGCACCACCAATGCCGTGCACATTCGCCTCAGCCCGGGCGGTAGCTATCGCATTGATCACGTCGTGCGGGGTGACACCAATGCCGATGTGCTGGAGGCCATGGAGCACGACCCCCGGGTTTTGCTGGAGCGGTTGCGGGTGGCGGCGGAGGCGGCCATCAACGACGGCCAGCTCCGCATCGACGAATCACGACGGCTGCTGGACCACCTCGAAAGCAGCCTGCGCCAAACCACGTACCTTCAAGACTGA